A window of Ictidomys tridecemlineatus isolate mIctTri1 chromosome 15, mIctTri1.hap1, whole genome shotgun sequence contains these coding sequences:
- the Ctrl gene encoding chymotrypsin-like protease CTRL-1: MMRLLRLTLGLILFGFSWGCGVPAIKPSLSFSQRIVNGENAVPGSWPWQVSLQDGSGFHFCGGSLINQYWVVTAAHCNVSPGRHFAVLGEYDRSSNTEPVQVLSISKAITHPSWNPTTLNNDLTLLKLASPARYTTYISPVCLASSNEALPQGLTCVTTGWGRLSGVGNVTPARLQQVVLPLVTVNQCRQYWGSRITDSMICAGASGASSCQGDSGGPLVCQKGNTWVLIGVVSWGTNNCDVQAPAMYTRVSKFNTWINQVIAYN, encoded by the exons ATGATGCGACTGCTCAGGCTGACCCTAGGCTTGATCCTCTTTGGCTTCTCCTGGG GCTGTGGAGTTCCTGCCATTAAACCATCACTGAGTTTCAGCCAGAGGATTGTCAACGGGGAGAATGCTGTGCCAGGCTCCTGGCCCTGGCAGGTTTCCCTGCAG GATGGCAGTGGCTTCCACTTCTGTGGTGGCTCTCTCATCAACCAGTACTGGGTGGTCACTGCTGCCCACTGCAATGTCAG TCCTGGGCGCCACTTTGCTGTCCTGGGTGAGTACGACCGATCGTCTAACACCGAGCCTGTGCAGGTACTATCCATCTCAAAG GCTATTACACACCCAAGCTGGAACCCCACCACTCTGAACAATGACCTGACGCTCTTGAAGCTCGCCTCACCAGCACGATACACAACCTACATCTCACCAGTCTGCCTGGCTTCCTCAAATGAGGCACTGCCTCAAGGCCTCACATGTGTCACCACTGGCTGGGGACGCCTCAGTGGCGTGG GCAATGTGACACCAGCACGTCTGCAGCAGGTGGTTCTACCTCTAGTCACCGTGAATCAATGCCGGCAGTACTGGGGCTCACGTATCACTGACTCCATGATCTGTGCAGGTGCCTCAGGTGCCTcttcatgccag GGTGACTCTGGAGGCCCTCTTGTTTGCCAGAAGGGGAACACATGGGTGCTTATTGGTGTTGTCTCCTGGGGCACCAATAATTGTGATGTGCAAGCACCTGCCATGTACACTCGAGTTAGCAAGTTCAACACTTGGATCAATCAGGTCATAGCCTACAACTGA